One Bradyrhizobium sp. ISRA464 genomic window carries:
- a CDS encoding PRC-barrel domain containing protein, which translates to MQFVKHRATVILREYVQAEAELVGRAAVLTDGTAGTVEDVFLDESHGLRISIRGHIGKWPISTIKMLQP; encoded by the coding sequence TTGCAGTTCGTGAAACACCGCGCCACCGTCATCCTGCGCGAGTATGTGCAAGCGGAGGCTGAACTTGTCGGAAGGGCTGCGGTTCTAACCGATGGGACTGCGGGGACCGTCGAGGATGTGTTTCTGGACGAGTCTCATGGGCTGCGCATATCGATCAGAGGCCACATCGGGAAGTGGCCGATCTCGACAATCAAGATGCTTCAACCATAG